The following are encoded in a window of Solibacillus sp. FSL R7-0668 genomic DNA:
- a CDS encoding cysteine desulfurase family protein: MNNIIYLDHAATSPVAPEVIDVMAKAMAEESGNASSIHTIGRQARKALDEARSSLAKKINANATEIIFTSGGTEADNAAIFGTAYARQQEGKHIITTQIEHHAVLHACEKLQREGFEVTYLPVDKTGRVAVADVEKALREDTILVTMMFGNNEVGTIQPIAEIGALLQNHSATFHTDAVQAFGLQEIDVEALHIDLLSVSAHKINGPKGIGFLYAKTGSKLANFMYGGSQEKKRRAGTENVPAAVAFAKAAELATEKAQTRTAQYNEFKRILIEEFQEAGIQFKVNGHPKEVLAHVFNVTFMGTNVESFLINLDMAGVLVSSGSACTAGAIDPSHVLVAMFGENAPELRSSIRFSFGLGLTNEQVREAGKRTADIVKRTVQ, encoded by the coding sequence TTGAACAACATAATTTATTTAGATCATGCGGCGACGTCTCCCGTTGCACCGGAAGTCATTGACGTAATGGCAAAAGCAATGGCTGAAGAAAGCGGCAATGCATCTAGTATTCATACAATAGGACGTCAAGCACGGAAAGCATTAGACGAGGCGCGTTCATCTTTGGCGAAAAAAATAAATGCCAACGCAACGGAAATTATTTTCACAAGTGGTGGTACCGAGGCAGATAATGCGGCGATTTTCGGTACAGCATACGCACGTCAACAAGAAGGCAAGCATATAATTACAACACAAATCGAGCATCACGCCGTTTTGCATGCCTGCGAAAAATTACAGCGTGAAGGCTTTGAGGTAACGTATTTGCCTGTGGATAAAACAGGCCGTGTTGCTGTTGCAGATGTTGAAAAGGCATTGCGTGAGGATACGATTTTAGTAACGATGATGTTCGGCAATAACGAGGTAGGAACGATTCAGCCGATTGCCGAAATTGGGGCATTGTTACAAAATCATTCAGCTACTTTCCATACAGATGCGGTACAAGCATTTGGCTTACAGGAAATCGATGTCGAAGCATTGCATATTGATCTATTAAGCGTATCAGCGCATAAAATTAATGGTCCTAAAGGAATTGGCTTTTTGTACGCAAAAACAGGCAGCAAGCTAGCCAACTTTATGTATGGTGGCTCGCAGGAGAAGAAGCGCCGTGCGGGTACAGAAAATGTCCCAGCGGCAGTGGCATTCGCAAAGGCGGCTGAACTGGCGACAGAAAAAGCACAAACTCGTACAGCACAATACAATGAATTCAAACGGATTTTAATTGAAGAATTCCAAGAAGCAGGCATTCAATTTAAAGTAAATGGTCATCCAAAGGAAGTATTAGCGCATGTGTTTAATGTGACTTTTATGGGAACAAATGTTGAGTCATTTTTAATTAATTTAGATATGGCAGGCGTGCTCGTATCAAGTGGCTCGGCTTGTACAGCGGGTGCGATTGATCCTTCGCATGTATTGGTTGCGATGTTTGGAGAAAATGCACCAGAACTTCGTAGTTCCATTCGCTTCAGTTTTGGGTTAGGATTAACAAATGAGC